The following DNA comes from Nitrospirota bacterium.
AAAAGGAATCTCGTATTAACACAATTTAATGCCAATGACACGTCAGGAAAGCAAATTATAAGAAAGGCAGATATAAATAAAATTATCAGAGAATCTCTATTCATAAAATAAAACCCTTTACGATAAGGCAAAGCTCCATAAATGGAACGACGATAATTATAAATAACCGTCTGCGACATGGTCTCTGCAGTATTTTAAAGAAACTTCCCCCCCTTTAAAAAAAGGGGGGGAAGAAAAAAAGATTTTCAAACTATTTGTTATTAATAAAACTAAATAGCAAACAGCTGCAAAACCTACTCATCCTTGAACAGATTAGGCAGGTAGAACATTTCATACTTAGTTATCATTCCTGTAATATTCAGCTGCTCCAGATCAACGATCCTGTTAGCAGAAAACCCGAGTTTATTAAAATCAAGGATACTGTTTCTGTCATGGCACTTTTTACATTCATGACCTTTTGGCTTGATATTGACATGAAACTTCTTCTTGACGTTGTCGCGCTCATTAGGAGTCAGCTTATCCCGTATCTTCACATAATCCAGAGCTAACGGGGCATCCTGCTTCTGCATTGTTGATTCAAACTCTCCTCCTTTTTTAAAAAAAGCTGAGATCTTTGAAAACTTATCATTCACAACTGCAAGATTTCCGGTCTCTGAATCATAACTCGTACCAAAAAAAGGTCCTTTTGGGCTTGAATCCATTGGGTTATACCATGCATACACCGTCTGTATACCCGACCTATCCTCAATATGGCAGGCCTCACAGGTAAAAAACTGTGTGTGCATATTCAAGAGCGCCCTGACCTTCTTGCTCTTGCTATGCGGATAATCAGAGTGGCATATGAAACAGACAGGCCGCATATCTTCAGGCATCTCGGGAAATTCGGCTATATTATGAAAATGCCTGTGCTTCTCCTGCTCCTCGAGAAATTTAACTTCTTCCATTATGAGCGAGCGATTCTTTTCTTCTATCTTCTCCTTGAAAGGAGTAAGTAAAGCAGGCCCGTGTGGAGAAAATGTCAGATGATAAAAAACAGTAACTATTACAGTTAGGGTTATTATCTTAAAAATTAAACCGATAATGTAAACACTCTTTGGATGATTCAGTCTTACAGGTCTCCCGGACAATTTAAGCTTCACCTCCTTCTGTCTTATATCCTTTCTCTTTTAAAACACTCTTCAAATACTCCCTTTCTTCAGGATTATTTTTAAGATCCTCGATATATTCAAGAAAATGCTCCTCAATCTGATGCTCTCTGGTAATCCTGCCTGTCAGGAAAGTCCACTGGAGAGGAAATCTGCCAGGCACCAGATGCACGTTGGACCAGTGCCAGAATACAACCACCGATGCAGCCATAATAGCCTCATCAGCATGCATAAGCCTCGCGAGATCCTGCGCGAACCTGGGATTAGGCCAGAACTCTGCCATGGCTTCAGGGAAAAGAAGTGTGGTACCGGCAACTACCAAAACAAAAGTTCCCCAGATTATCGCTAAATAATGTAATTTCTGTTTATACATAAATTTCCCCATCTTAGGACGGTACTTCTCTTTTCCCAAGAAATACCTGATATCATGTTTCAAGTCATTCCAATCCTTCAGTGTGGGTATCTGAGTACGTATAATGTCAAATTTCTTCTTGCTGAGCTTATCATAAGTTCCTATTATCAGCGTGAACACATGATACACAGCAACAAATATCATAATTCCTGCAGAAATCCTGTGTATCACCCTTGCAACATCAGGACCTCCGAGTGGAGCGAGTATTAGCGGTGCCCAGAATAGATCTCCAAAATGCAATGAAAGGCCGGTAGATGCTAAGGTAATAAATGTTATAAACATCAGCAAGTGCTGTATAACGATGTGGATTGAATACCGGGGCAAGTCACCGAGTGGATCTGAAAGAACATGTTTATAGATATCCCTCGGAATATGACCGACTCCCTCGACATAATGCATATAATCACTATCTGCAGTTGAATCATTTGCAGAAGTCACAACTGTTTCAGACGAAGTTGCCATGTTACCTCCATTTATCAATTTATAATCTAAAATCCTCTTTTAGACTTTCCACGCCATGATGTACCGTCTTTTATCTGCCACTTTATTCCGTCCTTTTTTCTGCCAATTGTTTCTATAAGAGCCAGGCCAAGAAGCCCGAAGATTGATCCATAAAGGACAAACCCAAGCTGGATCTCAAGAAAATGGAGAAAAGGCTTCTCATTGCTGGTGATACCTGAATGTACATCTATCTGAACAAATTTGGCATTAACATCAAGATGGCATTGCTGACACGTCCTTTTAAGATTATTTTTATTCACAGTGGATGCTGCCTCATCCTTTTTGTATATGTCATGAATTTTGCTTGTGGCATGACAGCTTACACAATCAGCAGTCATCTCCGAGCCTAACGAAACAGCTTTGCCATGAATGGAACGCTTATATGTTTCAACAGATTCAATGCTCTCGTTAGAAACCCCAAACCTCCTCATTTTGTCAGCATCTTCATGACAGTTTTTTGAGCAGAGTTCGACAATCTCCTGACGGGAACGGGATGTCTTGTGTCGCAGGCGATGAGTAATATGTTTGAATGCCTGTGTAACACCCTTTTCCTCATGACAGTTGAAGCATCTCTGCAAAGTTGAACTCGCTACCCTTTCCTCATCAACTTTTGTATAACGCGGATTAAGGTGGCAGTATTTACAGTAAGGCTTTGCAGCCTTAAGTTCTTCAGAATCCGTGCTTTTGGAGCCGTGAACGCTCTTGTTGTAAGTCTCAATTATAGCCTTGTGAGAAAAGTTCTCTTTTGCAAAAGGCGGCTTGATATGGCACTGATTGCCGCAGTTAACCTCTTCAGTTATTGGGTCATGCGGAAGATTCTGTATAGAGGTGTGACAATCCCTGCATGGCACATTTCTGTGGACAGTTTCGTTGTAAATATATTCATCAACATTGTAATTTCTTTTTCTCCCTTGTTCATCGATCCTGCCCAAAAAACGGTATTTGTGGCACATCAGGCAATTTTCACTATCAGCAGCATTGGCAGGAGAAACAAAAACAATACATAAAAACAGCAGCAAAAAAACAAATAATGAAATAAAAGTTATGCCTTTTAAATGTTTCAAACCTCCACCCCCTTGATTTATTTCTTATGACACGCCCTGCATATCTCACCTGTCATGCCTGATAAACGAAGCCTGTATTTCTCGCTTGCGCCTTTTGCAGAAGCCTTTTTGACAGGCAACACACCTTTTTCATGTGGATTGTGACATGTAACGCAGGTAACCTCACCTTTTTCGTTTAAAGGCAAAATAATTTTATAATTCTTCTCCGACTCTTTGATATTCTCCAACGTCGCGGGAGAAGGCGCATGAAGATGGTCAGCGTTTATGGGATGGGATTTACCCTTTTCCGGGTGACATCTAAGGCATAAAAAAGTAAAATTTCCTATAAGTTTAACTTTATGGCCTGACAAAGTCTCCTTATATGAATCTGTCTTCTCATTAGGCATTTCAAGGTGACAGTAGAGGCATTTCTTGCTGATTATATTTTCATACTCATCAATCTGATTATGAGGGTTAAGTTTTGTATACTCATCCTTGTCATGACAGTTAAAACAAATATCGGTTCTGTGCAGAAAAGGCCCGCCCCTGAGAAAATTTCTATTAAAGAGCTTCAAAACAACTCTATCCTGACACTGTAAATATATATCGTGGCAGGTAATACATGTAATCTCTCCATTAGACAAAGGAAAATTATCAGGTATCTTGGACTTCTTCTCTTCGGATGGTTTTATAAAAACAGGATGAAGGTATGTCCCGGGCTCAAACTCGTGGCACCTGCAAGTCCGAATGTAATCATTACCGAACTTCAAGTGTTTCTCTTTTCCTTTTTCAGGTATTTCCGAATGGCATTCTTCACAATAGTCACCTGTGAAGTGAATATCGGTATCAAACGTAATTTCCTGTGCAAAAGCTGTTCCCATAGTCATTAATAAAATTGGGATTAAAAAAAATTTCATATATACCAATTCAAATACAAATTAATTTATGATACACAGTGATGTAAATAAAAGGAATTTAAAAGATATTAAAAAGTTATAAGCATTCTTTATGAATCGGTGAATGACAGCGAGGATTTTTGACGTATTATAATTATGTAATTTGTTATAAGTTAAAGCTAAATTGCTCAGCCTCTTTTATAGCACCCAGGACATCCTCCATCTGAAAAGGCTTGTTAATGCATTTAAATGCTCCTTCGTTCATTATGTCAGACATTATCTTTTCAGAAAAATAAGCTGATGTGATAATAACAGGGATCCTTATCCCGCTTTCCTTCATCTTAATCAAGACCTCCATACCGCTCATGTCCGGCATAAAGAGATCCGTAACAATAATATTATATGCATTGCTCTTAAGACTCTTAAGAGCGTCGCTGCCATTATGAACCATGTCAACATGATATCCATCAGCCTCAAAGTATTTTCTTAAGGACCAGACTATCAGCTCTTCGTCGTCAGCAATTAATATTTTTTTCTTATTCAGATTATCGACCTGGTTCATAATATTTATATAAGCAATTAATGTGCCCAAAAACATATTGATTTATTGCATAAAAATAGAGCAATGAATGGATTTAATGCGTCATAATGCACATAACCGTGACTTTTCCCACATAACTATAGAGGAAAACTGATAACTATTAACCTTAGCGGGTAAATTCCCCGCAGCTTGCTGCTGGGTAGCTCATTGTGATGCCAGTTATAGAATTGATAGTATTGACGGAAACTGGAAATATGACTTAATGCTGGAGATATATTCTTGTTTTATTTTTATTGCTATCTAATAGGTCGATATGACAACTAAGGCATCCAGAAACAGTATTATTAGCGCCATCCATCATAGCTTGGTATTTTGCTGGATTTTTACGCTTTACCTTTTCAATATGCGCGTCCATATTTGCCTTGATATCCCGTTCCAGAATAACAGAAGGTCTTGCGGTCTCTGATACAGCATAATTAATTACACCTGCTGCAAATGTTAAAACAAACAAAATCAGTAATATTAATTTATGCATTTAATATCCCCTTTACTGTTCACAACAGAGGTTCGCCGAACGGCGTACCATCAATATCCTGGTTCCCGTGAGAATGACATTCGGTACATACCCTGTATATATCTCCTGCCTCATGGCATTGAAACGACGAGCAGCCTGAAACTTGAGGGGGGATAAAGAATGGATGTGTATGGTTGCCGTCCGTAGTATCCAATCCATCATGGCATCGGACACATAAAGACATCCACTCTGTATTTTCCCTGCCAAAAGGGCCAAATCCAGTTTCAACATCTACAGTCACCTCTGCGCCATTAACTTCTTTTCTTATTAACATCAGATTCGGAGAGCCATGAGACTCATGACAGTCCGTGCAGGAAAGAACATAAGTTCCGCACTGGGCCACCTGATAAGGGTTAAGAATATCCGGGCAGCCGGCGCTTGCGGCGCCGCCACCGTGCTGCTCAGTACTCCAGCTGAACTTGTTAAGATTTCTTGCAAGAGCAGTACTGTTTATTGTGTTTGTATTATTATGACAATCAGAACAGAATGTAGCAAAATCAGTAAGGTTTGAGCCATCCTGTGTTGTAGTTGAGCCGTCAGGTTCATAATTAGTTGTTGTGCTATAGCGGTATGGCGCCTGATAGTTATATACACTCATCCTCTCTCCTGCAATATCCCCCCATAATCCCCATGCATTATTGTCAGTGCTGTGTAAAGACGGGCGTGAGACCACCCAGCCGCGTGTTGCGTCATTTTTCACACTATTCGCGGCATTCGGAGGATCTCCCTGAAGAGAATGCGGATTATGACATGCTGCACAGGGATTGGAATTCCCAGTATATCCCCATTTGCCTGTAATAAATGTCCTGATATCATCAAGGTTATGAGATGAATCAGGCGAACTGAACGAAAATGCCTCAAGAATATCATTCACTAAATCAGAAGTCCATCCCCCTGCCCTATAGCTATAGCTCCTGTTAATGATGCTTCCACCTGTTTGAAACGACCCTGAATCTTTATGGCACTCGTAGCAGATCCCGTCAGTCTGGGATATATGATTATCATAAAAAAGTTCATACGCGGAAGGAGAACCGCCAGAAGGGCCGGGTTCAGAATTGTCCACACTTGCATGCTGTTCATGACAGTGGGCACATAAACCTTTCGGATAATCAGCAGGAAACCCTGAAGCGCTTCTTTTAGCGCCATATGCGGAGCTGCCATGAGCAGAATTAAGATATGCGCCTGCACCTGCACAGTCAGGATTCAAAAGAAACAAAAACAGAAAACCGCTATAAAAGAAAAGCTTTAATGAAAATAACTTGATGCCAATATTGCTGTATATTTTCATAGAGCAATTAATCCTTTGATGTATGGCATACATTACAGCCTGAAAGAGCAGTAGATAATGTCGAATTCTTGTAGTCCCATCTCAACATCTTATAGTAAGGCGAAGCATGCGCCCGATGACAGGAAAGACACATGATGGTATCGCTCCCAGGATTAACCAAAGTTGTATCAGCCACCAGGTCCGGGGATTGCCTGGCAACCGGTGATAATAAACTGTAATTAGTATATGCTGCGTATTCACCGGCCGCAGGCAGCAAAATATCAGTAGGATGTCTTAGCCATGGTGAAGCAGTACCAACTTCAGTAATGCCGCCTTCCCATGTGTGAAAATTACCGTGGCACTCAGCGCAAAAATAACTTATTGTATCTGTCGAGCCTGCTGTGGATCCCTGATACTCGTTATGGCTCGTATTGACATTATCCTGTTCCCAATCTGTATCTTCAACTCCTTTTATCCCAAGGAGAAACCTGTAGCTTTTCGAGACCTCGGCAATGCTGCCTGTCATAGGAGAACTAAGGCCATGATGGCCGCCCATTACGGCAATCAGCTGGTCATCTATTGCGGTATCTCCGCTCTGCCTTCCGTTATGGCCGTGACATCCATATGTCCCTGAACAGTTCAACTGCTGTCCAATATCCAAACCACCGGGAGGAGTATTGCCTAAACCGTCATCCGGATTAGATAAAAATATGTTATGCCCTTTCTCATCTAACGTCGTGCCAGTATAATAAAAATTTCCGGCTGCAAGGCCTTTATTGCCGTATGAGGGTTCTAAGGTATTGTAGACGATGGGTGCGCCGGCTATCGAACTCTGCCATACAGAGGCTGAAGTAGAAGTATGGCACCCTTCGCATGAACCCCGCAACAGTGCCAGATACGGAACCGGGCTGCCATCAAAAGTTGCAGGCTGATTGCCCTGACTATTATGAATCGTATGACAGTCAGTACATAAGCTTCCGGTCATGTCCGCACTTACATCACCTTTAAAATAAAACTCTGCACTTAAGAGGCATATTAATATTAAAAATACAGATTTCATAAGATATTTTCAAAATATCTTCTTGAAACATCGAGATATATAGCAAAGAAAATGCCATTGATGAACATCAATATTGATGACACTGGATACATAAGGTCCGTTTACCATCATGTGTCAGCATATATTGGGCTTTTGCAGCGTGCATACTGTGACATGTGATACAGGTGACAGGCTGGCCGTTGCGCACATCTATTACATCGGGGCCAAGCGGATGAGTGATCTTATGCTCGGTCTCATGGCATTCGTTGCATAATACGAACTCATCTTCCCTGAAATTAAGTTTCCGGGTGGAATGTTTTGGCACATGGCACTCAAAACATTGCCTATTCTTTATAGGCGCGCACTCCCTCTTGGACTTCAGCGCCTTCTCCATAAATACCGTTCTCTTTTCAGTATCCTGATGACATGCAGTACACATCTTCCCCTCGTCTACGGTCATTTCCTTCCTGTTGGAAGAGTGAGGAGTATGGCACATTGAACAAGAGTTGCTGGAGTCTTTCCCGTGAACATCTGATTCAATGATTAATGCATCTTCTTTATGACAGCTTAAACATAGCTTCTCACCTTCAAGCTTGGTTGTTATTTTACCGCCTTCGCTGAATGGCTTATGGCACTTATCACACTCTTTCTTTATAAACATCTTATGGCCGTAAGGGCCCAACACACCCTTATCATCAGAGCTGTGGCCTGAGTGGCAGGAAATGCAATTCATATTCCTGGTCACTGAAGAGATCGACACATTGCCAGCCTTGCAATTAATAA
Coding sequences within:
- a CDS encoding response regulator, which encodes MNQVDNLNKKKILIADDEELIVWSLRKYFEADGYHVDMVHNGSDALKSLKSNAYNIIVTDLFMPDMSGMEVLIKMKESGIRIPVIITSAYFSEKIMSDIMNEGAFKCINKPFQMEDVLGAIKEAEQFSFNL